A section of the Flavobacteriales bacterium genome encodes:
- a CDS encoding DUF2892 domain-containing protein, producing MKKNVGNIDRIVRILLALVFGYLYFTGAVVGLVGTVLLVLGGIFLLTALVGTCPIYSVLGMSTCPVKQKG from the coding sequence ATGAAGAAGAACGTCGGCAACATCGACCGCATCGTCCGCATCCTCCTTGCCCTTGTGTTCGGCTACCTGTACTTCACCGGTGCGGTGGTCGGGCTGGTCGGTACCGTGCTGCTGGTCCTGGGCGGCATCTTCCTGCTCACTGCGCTGGTGGGCACCTGCCCCATCTACAGCGTCCTGGGCATGAGCACCTGCCCGGTGAAGCAGAAGGGCTGA
- a CDS encoding glycosyltransferase has protein sequence MHVLLIPKWYPGPRDPQLGDFIRKQALALARHTPVSVLVVQADPGTTAPMSITSGTVDGLWELRATYRASTLPLAPLRKAVNLWRHLRTASHALRHLERERPAVDRVLAYILVRPALVALRLRRRGIPFVLAEQSSEYLDGTYAGKGPLFHALVRAIARRARAFIAVSPHLGAALVRHGLCAEATVVPNTIPGLDRPLPPAGTPGHFLMVADLVDRIKNVSGVLRALAKARKEDPALQLAVIGDGPDRADLEALTRTLGLGEQVRFLGRLPNSAVLDHMARTFAVVVNSRVETFSVVTGEALAQGRPVIATRCGGPEAFITPMNGLLIPVDDDTALADAMIRLTREADRYRPDAIRAGVNDRYGPDAVGRALLHALQHAR, from the coding sequence ATGCACGTGCTCCTGATCCCCAAGTGGTACCCCGGTCCGCGCGACCCGCAGTTGGGCGACTTCATCCGCAAACAGGCCCTGGCGCTGGCCCGCCACACGCCCGTGAGCGTGCTGGTGGTGCAGGCCGATCCCGGCACCACCGCACCGATGTCCATCACGTCCGGAACCGTTGACGGGCTGTGGGAACTGCGCGCCACCTACCGCGCCAGCACGCTGCCCCTGGCCCCGCTCCGCAAGGCGGTGAACCTGTGGCGCCACCTGCGCACCGCCTCGCACGCCCTGCGGCACCTGGAACGTGAGCGACCGGCGGTGGATCGGGTGCTGGCCTACATCCTGGTTCGGCCCGCGCTGGTGGCCCTGCGCCTGCGCCGCCGCGGCATCCCCTTCGTGTTGGCGGAACAGAGCAGCGAATACCTGGACGGCACCTACGCCGGCAAGGGCCCTCTCTTCCACGCCCTGGTGCGCGCCATCGCCCGGCGGGCCCGCGCCTTCATCGCCGTGAGCCCCCACTTGGGCGCGGCGCTCGTGCGCCACGGCCTGTGCGCCGAGGCCACCGTGGTGCCCAACACCATCCCGGGGCTCGACCGGCCGCTGCCACCCGCCGGTACGCCCGGCCACTTCCTGATGGTGGCCGACCTGGTGGACCGCATCAAGAACGTGAGCGGTGTGCTGCGCGCACTCGCGAAAGCCCGGAAGGAGGACCCCGCTTTGCAGCTCGCGGTGATCGGCGATGGTCCGGACCGCGCCGACCTGGAGGCGCTCACGCGCACGCTCGGTCTCGGCGAACAGGTCCGTTTCCTCGGCCGCCTGCCCAACAGTGCCGTGCTCGACCACATGGCCCGCACCTTCGCCGTGGTGGTGAACAGCCGGGTGGAGACCTTCAGTGTGGTGACGGGCGAGGCGCTGGCCCAGGGACGCCCGGTGATCGCCACACGCTGCGGCGGCCCCGAAGCGTTCATCACCCCGATGAACGGCCTGCTGATCCCCGTGGACGACGACACCGCGCTCGCTGATGCGATGATCCGGCTCACGCGCGAGGCCGACCGCTACCGTCCCGACGCCATCCGCGCGGGGGTGAACGATCGTTACGGACCGGACGCCGTGGGCCGGGCCCTGCTGCACGCGCTCCAACACGCCCGATGA
- a CDS encoding polysaccharide biosynthesis C-terminal domain-containing protein: protein MIRPAIGSVIARAWTTLANLLVIMVAGHLLGAEGLGAISLVVLAITLIQLLNNVVGGGALVHLVPRAPLPALLRPAYGWAVLTALVAFAVLQLLPLVPEGLSGHVVVLALMQSFYTIHLNMLLGRQRIAAYNRITALHGLVLLVVFAMLIRMPGGASVLSYVQASYAAFATTLGLSAWALVQRAPGPAMPAVAGLLRRMVTQGLHVQGANAMQLLNYRFAYYLIEHFQGLAALGVYSVATQLAEGAWLVPRSLGMVLYSAVSNESTAERQRALTLTVFKASVAAAAAALLVALLLPDAVYALLFGAEVHGVRPLLACLAPGIVAMAASQAYSHYFSGVGRNVHNAIGSGLGLAATIGAGLVLVPSWGTAGAALTASLAYAVNAMYQSWRFIGLTGASARDHWPGRADLDRLRRLVGR from the coding sequence ATGATCCGCCCCGCCATCGGTTCGGTGATCGCCCGGGCGTGGACCACGCTCGCCAACCTGCTGGTGATCATGGTGGCCGGTCACCTGCTGGGTGCGGAGGGCCTGGGGGCCATCAGCCTGGTGGTGCTCGCCATCACCCTCATCCAACTGCTGAACAACGTGGTGGGCGGCGGTGCGTTGGTTCACCTGGTGCCGCGCGCCCCGCTGCCCGCCCTGCTGCGGCCGGCGTACGGCTGGGCCGTGCTCACCGCCCTGGTCGCCTTCGCCGTGCTGCAGCTGCTTCCGCTGGTGCCTGAAGGGCTCTCGGGCCATGTGGTGGTGCTCGCCCTGATGCAGTCGTTCTACACCATCCACCTGAACATGCTGCTGGGCCGCCAGCGCATCGCGGCCTACAACCGCATCACCGCGCTGCACGGGCTGGTGCTCCTGGTGGTGTTCGCCATGTTGATCCGGATGCCGGGCGGCGCCTCGGTGCTCTCGTACGTGCAGGCCTCCTACGCCGCGTTCGCCACCACGCTCGGCCTCAGCGCCTGGGCCCTGGTGCAGCGCGCGCCGGGCCCTGCGATGCCCGCGGTGGCCGGCCTGCTGCGCCGCATGGTGACCCAGGGTCTGCACGTGCAGGGTGCCAACGCGATGCAGTTGCTCAACTACCGGTTCGCGTACTACCTGATCGAGCACTTCCAGGGGCTGGCCGCGTTGGGCGTGTACTCCGTGGCCACCCAGCTCGCCGAAGGCGCCTGGCTGGTGCCGCGCAGCCTGGGCATGGTGCTGTACAGCGCGGTGAGCAACGAATCCACGGCCGAACGGCAGCGCGCGCTCACGCTCACGGTGTTCAAGGCCTCGGTGGCCGCCGCGGCCGCGGCGCTGCTCGTGGCCCTGCTGCTGCCTGACGCGGTGTACGCCCTGCTCTTCGGGGCCGAGGTGCACGGCGTGCGCCCGCTGCTGGCCTGCCTGGCACCCGGCATCGTGGCCATGGCCGCCTCGCAGGCCTACAGCCACTACTTCAGCGGTGTGGGCCGCAACGTGCACAACGCGATCGGCTCGGGGCTCGGGCTGGCGGCGACGATCGGCGCCGGCCTGGTCCTGGTGCCCAGCTGGGGCACGGCGGGCGCGGCGCTCACCGCCTCCCTGGCCTACGCGGTCAACGCCATGTATCAGAGCTGGCGCTTCATCGGACTCACCGGTGCGAGCGCCCGCGATCACTGGCCCGGCCGCGCCGACCTCGACCGGCTGCGGCGCCTGGTGGGGCGCTAG
- the nhaD gene encoding sodium:proton antiporter NhaD: MLYLLIALIFIVGYAGIALEHPLKVNKAASAVLTGMLIWTIIMLGHDQLFPAGEGGHDHILHQLFEHISEIASILFFLLGAMAVVELMDAHEGFRVITDRIRSTNKRALLWVIGVLTFFMSAALDNMTTSIVMAALLRKFIRDKDDVWTFAGLVIIAANAGGAWSPIGDVTTIMLWIGGQVTTANIILKLIMPSLVCLVLPLIYMTMKAKGRLNLVQLPEQSEEGSPARLSTREKYMVFFLGMATLLGVPLFKSVTHLPPFMGLMLGLGVLWIFTEFIHERHPKWKERRHMTVSSILSRVDHSSILFFLGILLAVAGLQVAGHLTDLAHVLDRSLGNIYAITGVIGALSAIVDNVPLVAAAMGMYPMTQFPVDHTFWELLAYCAGTGGSMLIIGSAAGVAVMGILGIDFMWYVRRMTVPAALGYVGGILTFWLMWH; encoded by the coding sequence ATGCTCTACCTGCTCATCGCGCTCATCTTCATCGTCGGCTATGCCGGCATCGCCCTGGAACACCCCCTGAAGGTGAACAAGGCGGCGAGCGCCGTGCTCACCGGCATGCTCATCTGGACGATCATCATGCTGGGTCATGATCAGTTGTTCCCCGCGGGGGAAGGCGGGCACGACCACATCCTGCATCAGTTGTTCGAGCACATCAGCGAGATCGCCAGCATCCTGTTCTTCCTCCTGGGGGCCATGGCGGTGGTGGAACTGATGGATGCGCACGAGGGGTTCAGGGTCATCACCGACCGCATTCGAAGCACCAACAAACGCGCGCTGTTGTGGGTGATCGGTGTGCTCACCTTCTTCATGAGCGCCGCGCTGGACAACATGACCACCTCGATCGTGATGGCGGCGCTGCTGCGCAAGTTCATCCGCGACAAGGACGATGTGTGGACCTTCGCGGGCCTGGTGATCATCGCGGCCAACGCCGGTGGTGCGTGGAGCCCCATCGGCGACGTCACCACCATCATGCTGTGGATCGGCGGGCAGGTCACCACGGCCAACATCATCCTGAAGCTGATCATGCCGAGCCTGGTGTGCCTCGTGCTGCCGTTGATCTACATGACGATGAAGGCGAAGGGCCGCCTGAACCTGGTGCAATTGCCGGAGCAGAGCGAAGAGGGATCGCCGGCCCGGCTCAGCACACGCGAGAAGTACATGGTCTTCTTCCTCGGCATGGCCACGCTGCTCGGGGTGCCGCTGTTCAAGTCGGTGACCCACCTGCCGCCCTTCATGGGGCTGATGCTGGGCCTGGGCGTACTGTGGATCTTCACCGAGTTCATCCATGAGCGGCATCCGAAGTGGAAGGAGCGCAGGCACATGACGGTGTCGTCGATCCTGTCGCGGGTGGACCACAGCAGCATCCTCTTCTTCCTGGGCATCCTGCTGGCGGTGGCCGGCCTGCAGGTGGCGGGCCACCTCACCGACCTGGCCCACGTGCTCGACCGCTCGCTGGGGAACATCTACGCCATCACCGGAGTGATCGGCGCCTTGAGCGCCATCGTGGACAACGTGCCGCTGGTGGCCGCCGCCATGGGCATGTACCCGATGACACAGTTCCCCGTGGACCACACGTTCTGGGAGCTGCTGGCCTATTGCGCGGGCACCGGGGGCAGCATGCTCATCATCGGCAGCGCGGCCGGCGTGGCGGTGATGGGCATCCTGGGCATCGACTTCATGTGGTATGTGCGGCGCATGACGGTGCCTGCCGCCCTGGGCTACGTGGGCGGCATCCTCACCTTCTGGCTGATGTGGCACTGA
- a CDS encoding T9SS type A sorting domain-containing protein, which produces MKRSWSIIVACVFTITGEAQNLVPNGSFEVRDTCAGPGVGYAMYATGWMNLHTQSADYFNACNSGGVVDVPYSQFGYQVPYEGDAYVGMATSSIGGGPWYREMVGIELLEPLQPGVPVCLSFKAAVGGFGSWSGNSAYNTCKGIGLKFFSALPNDWQDYLYPNSAAVYLDEVPTDTSSWYTVDGTYVPDSAYTFVLVGNFFADSLSEVTVLDSTGFGAFEPSYVFVDDVRVSFALGYCTEEVAVPEVGGDQPIVYPLPCADVLHVRLPVSVRQQLCYSMRDMAGRVVLQGQQAGGSGEVLIATERLPSGVYVLQLTTTYGSWSPITVVHGSP; this is translated from the coding sequence ATGAAGCGTTCGTGGTCCATCATTGTAGCGTGTGTCTTCACGATCACTGGCGAGGCGCAGAATTTGGTGCCCAATGGCTCCTTTGAAGTGCGCGATACCTGCGCAGGGCCAGGGGTTGGGTATGCCATGTACGCCACGGGTTGGATGAACCTGCATACCCAGTCAGCCGATTACTTCAATGCATGTAATTCTGGTGGCGTTGTGGACGTGCCCTACAGCCAGTTCGGGTATCAGGTTCCGTATGAAGGTGACGCGTATGTGGGCATGGCCACCTCGTCCATCGGAGGTGGACCTTGGTATCGCGAGATGGTGGGCATCGAATTGTTGGAGCCCCTTCAACCCGGCGTTCCAGTGTGCCTGTCGTTCAAAGCAGCGGTGGGTGGCTTCGGGAGTTGGAGCGGCAATTCCGCATACAATACGTGTAAGGGCATCGGGCTGAAGTTCTTTTCGGCTCTACCGAATGACTGGCAGGACTACCTCTATCCGAATTCGGCGGCCGTGTATTTGGATGAGGTGCCCACGGACACCAGTAGTTGGTATACGGTGGATGGGACTTATGTGCCGGACTCCGCCTACACGTTCGTGCTGGTGGGTAACTTCTTCGCGGATTCGCTAAGTGAAGTGACGGTGCTGGATTCTACCGGATTCGGTGCATTTGAACCTTCTTATGTCTTCGTAGATGATGTGCGTGTGTCTTTCGCGCTGGGCTACTGCACGGAGGAGGTGGCGGTACCGGAGGTAGGTGGCGATCAGCCGATCGTTTATCCGTTACCCTGTGCCGATGTGCTCCATGTTCGCCTGCCTGTAAGCGTACGGCAGCAACTCTGCTATTCTATGCGTGATATGGCCGGTCGGGTAGTTCTCCAAGGGCAGCAAGCTGGTGGTTCTGGTGAGGTCCTGATAGCTACCGAGCGCCTGCCCAGCGGCGTCTATGTGCTTCAATTGACCACAACATATGGGAGTTGGTCGCCCATTACTGTCGTTCATGGTTCACCCTAA
- a CDS encoding peroxiredoxin, translating to METSLPNMPRIGDKAPDFEANTTHGPLKFSEYIKDHWTILFSHPADFTPVCTTELSEFARHGAWFAQHRTKLIGLSIDSIHSHVAWVQNVRERTGVYMDFPIIADIDMRVSKLYGMLHENTSNTAAVRAVFFIDPAGTIRLIMYYPLNVGRNMDEIMRVLEAMQTVDANACAMPVNWRKGDKVIMPPPKTLKDLDARLKDDSLEKVDFYLAKKQLA from the coding sequence ATGGAAACCTCCCTCCCCAACATGCCTCGCATCGGCGACAAGGCCCCCGATTTCGAGGCCAATACCACGCACGGCCCGCTGAAGTTCAGCGAATACATCAAGGACCACTGGACCATCCTGTTCAGCCATCCGGCGGACTTCACCCCGGTGTGCACCACGGAGCTCAGCGAGTTCGCGCGCCATGGCGCCTGGTTCGCGCAGCACCGCACGAAGCTCATCGGCCTCAGCATCGACAGCATCCACAGCCACGTGGCCTGGGTGCAGAACGTGCGCGAGCGCACCGGCGTGTACATGGACTTCCCCATCATCGCCGACATCGACATGCGCGTGTCCAAGCTCTATGGCATGCTGCACGAGAACACGAGCAACACGGCGGCCGTGCGGGCGGTCTTCTTCATCGACCCCGCGGGCACCATCCGCCTGATCATGTACTACCCGCTGAACGTGGGCCGCAACATGGACGAGATCATGCGCGTGCTGGAGGCCATGCAGACCGTGGATGCCAATGCCTGCGCCATGCCCGTGAACTGGCGCAAGGGCGACAAGGTGATCATGCCTCCGCCCAAGACCCTGAAGGACCTGGACGCCCGCCTGAAGGATGACAGCCTGGAGAAGGTCGACTTCTATCTGGCGAAGAAGCAACTGGCCTGA
- a CDS encoding cation transporter, giving the protein MESGRANIRLQAWILGIGTAVMAVKFLAWYLTHSTTLLSDALESIVNVVAGGFALYSLVLAAKPRDREHPYGHGKVEFISAGIEGGLVMLAALLIIARAVQGLLTHAPLHDIDTGIALAVVAGAINLVMGLLLRRRGRLSHSITLEAGGTHLLSDAWSTVALVVGLLLIRVTGLLWLDPVFAIAFALYILFTGLRVFRRSVAGIMDEADLELGAQVVAVLEEHRRPAWVDVHNFRMIAYGSVLHVDCHVTLPWYHSLEEAHREIGAIEAVVNQRLGRTVELFIHMDPCIPTSCRICALDGCLHRKAPFAERIPWSIDTVLSNRKHGA; this is encoded by the coding sequence ATGGAGAGCGGCCGCGCCAACATCCGTCTGCAGGCATGGATCCTGGGCATCGGCACGGCGGTGATGGCCGTGAAGTTCCTGGCCTGGTACCTCACCCACAGCACCACCCTGCTCAGCGACGCCCTGGAGAGCATCGTGAACGTGGTGGCCGGCGGCTTCGCCCTGTACAGCCTGGTGCTGGCCGCCAAGCCCCGCGACCGCGAGCACCCCTACGGCCACGGCAAGGTGGAGTTCATCAGCGCCGGCATCGAGGGCGGGCTGGTGATGCTGGCCGCGCTGCTCATCATCGCCCGCGCCGTGCAGGGCCTCCTCACCCATGCCCCGCTGCACGACATCGACACGGGCATCGCGCTCGCCGTGGTGGCCGGCGCCATCAACCTCGTGATGGGTCTGCTGCTGCGCCGCCGCGGACGCCTCAGCCATTCCATCACCCTGGAGGCCGGCGGCACCCACCTGCTCAGCGACGCGTGGAGCACCGTGGCCCTCGTGGTGGGGTTGCTGCTCATCCGCGTCACCGGCCTGCTGTGGCTGGACCCCGTGTTCGCCATCGCCTTCGCCCTCTACATCCTGTTCACCGGCCTGCGCGTGTTCCGCCGCTCGGTGGCCGGCATCATGGACGAGGCCGACCTGGAGCTCGGCGCGCAGGTGGTGGCCGTGCTCGAGGAACACCGCCGGCCCGCCTGGGTGGACGTCCACAACTTCCGCATGATCGCTTACGGCAGCGTGCTGCATGTGGACTGCCACGTCACCCTGCCGTGGTACCACAGCCTGGAGGAGGCGCACCGCGAGATCGGCGCCATCGAGGCCGTGGTGAACCAGCGCCTGGGCCGCACCGTGGAGCTCTTCATCCACATGGACCCCTGCATCCCCACCAGCTGCCGCATCTGCGCACTGGACGGCTGCCTCCACCGCAAGGCCCCCTTCGCCGAACGCATCCCCTGGAGCATCGACACCGTGCTGAGCAACCGCAAGCACGGGGCGTGA
- a CDS encoding Crp/Fnr family transcriptional regulator: MDELAQAMKAMPALEGELVRKMMTEGRVVEVPAGTELLHEGAYVHELPILLEGLVRVFIGHEDKELLLYFIEPSDSCVMSFAAMTGRTPSRINAVAERPSKLLMVPEAKLRQWMREHPSLSELFFHQYHERYNDMLHTVEQVAFGDLPTRLLDHLKRLKGVTGDELLDVRHARLAQELGSAREVITRTLRKLEDEGRIRQLPGGIRVLG; encoded by the coding sequence ATGGATGAACTGGCCCAGGCCATGAAGGCCATGCCCGCGCTGGAGGGCGAACTGGTGCGCAAGATGATGACCGAAGGCCGCGTGGTGGAGGTGCCCGCCGGCACCGAGCTGTTGCACGAAGGCGCCTACGTGCACGAGCTGCCGATCCTGCTGGAGGGCCTGGTGCGCGTCTTCATCGGCCACGAGGACAAGGAGCTGCTGCTCTACTTCATCGAACCCAGCGACAGCTGCGTGATGAGCTTCGCGGCGATGACGGGGCGCACGCCCAGCCGCATCAACGCCGTGGCCGAGCGACCCAGCAAGCTGCTGATGGTGCCCGAGGCGAAGCTGAGGCAATGGATGCGCGAGCATCCCTCGCTCAGCGAGCTCTTCTTCCATCAGTACCACGAGCGCTACAACGACATGCTGCACACCGTGGAGCAGGTGGCCTTCGGCGACCTGCCCACCCGCCTGCTCGATCACCTGAAGCGCCTGAAGGGTGTGACGGGGGATGAGCTGCTCGATGTGCGGCATGCCCGGCTGGCGCAGGAGCTGGGCTCGGCCCGCGAGGTGATCACCCGCACCCTGCGCAAGCTGGAGGATGAGGGCCGCATCCGGCAGCTGCCCGGCGGCATCCGGGTGCTCGGGTGA